One region of Cobetia sp. cqz5-12 genomic DNA includes:
- the maiA gene encoding maleylacetoacetate isomerase, with amino-acid sequence MSLHGYYRSSTSYRVRIALALKGIEVAQVPVNLLKGEQRSEEYLAINPQGLVPTLRVRDTDTSVALTQSLAIMEYLEERWPTPALLPSAPEARAKVRALCQFMACEMHPLNNPRVLNYLTNRLEVTQEQRLEWYRHWVAEGFARLEVMLAESAGRFCHGDSPGMADTCLMPQLYNARRFECELEDYPRILAIEAACLSLKAFQQAHPERQPDCPAP; translated from the coding sequence ATGAGTCTGCATGGCTATTACCGTTCATCTACCAGCTATCGGGTAAGAATCGCGCTGGCGCTCAAGGGGATTGAGGTCGCTCAGGTGCCGGTCAACCTGCTCAAGGGGGAACAGCGCAGCGAGGAGTATCTGGCCATCAATCCCCAGGGGCTGGTGCCGACCCTGAGGGTAAGAGATACGGACACATCAGTAGCGCTGACCCAGTCGCTCGCGATCATGGAATATCTGGAGGAGCGCTGGCCCACCCCGGCGTTGTTGCCCTCGGCGCCGGAGGCGCGTGCGAAGGTGCGCGCACTGTGCCAGTTCATGGCCTGTGAGATGCATCCGCTCAACAATCCGCGCGTGCTCAATTATCTGACGAATCGGCTAGAGGTCACCCAGGAACAGCGCCTTGAGTGGTACCGCCACTGGGTCGCCGAGGGTTTCGCGCGTCTGGAAGTGATGCTGGCGGAAAGTGCAGGGCGTTTCTGCCATGGCGATAGCCCGGGCATGGCGGATACCTGCCTGATGCCTCAGCTCTACAATGCGCGGCGCTTCGAGTGTGAACTCGAGGACTATCCGAGAATTCTGGCCATCGAGGCAGCCTGCCTGTCACTGAAAGCTTTCCAGCAGGCGCACCCTGAACGTCAGCCAGACTGCCCGGCCCCCTGA
- a CDS encoding fumarylacetoacetate hydrolase family protein — MKFATYQDGSRDGTLLLVSRDLTRAVKVADVATTLQALLEDWISLAPRLEQRYAALNEGALADAFALESQALHSPLPRSYQWADGSAYLNHVQLVRQARGAEMPETFWHDPLMYQGGSDSFLPPTADIVCVSEEHGIDFEGEIAVITDDVPMHVSPEQAENHIRLLMLVNDVSLRGLIPGELAKGFGFFQAKPSSSFSPIAVTPDELGDAWQQGRVHLPLSVHLNGEKFGEPESGPDMIFSFPQLVAHAAKTRPLGAGAIIGSGTVSNPGKDGGPGKPISEGGVGYSCLAEVRMVEKILFDEVRTPFMRFGDRIRIEMFDRDGQSIFGAIDQQVTPLDA, encoded by the coding sequence ATGAAATTCGCTACCTACCAGGATGGTTCCCGCGATGGAACACTGCTGTTGGTCTCCCGTGATCTGACCCGCGCCGTGAAGGTCGCGGATGTCGCCACGACGCTGCAGGCACTGCTGGAAGACTGGATCTCGCTGGCACCCAGGCTCGAGCAACGCTATGCGGCGCTCAATGAGGGAGCGCTGGCGGATGCCTTTGCGCTGGAAAGCCAGGCGCTGCATTCTCCGCTGCCGCGCAGTTATCAGTGGGCAGACGGCTCGGCGTATCTGAATCATGTCCAGTTGGTGCGTCAGGCACGCGGCGCCGAGATGCCCGAGACCTTCTGGCACGACCCGCTGATGTATCAGGGCGGCAGCGACAGCTTCCTGCCCCCCACCGCCGATATCGTATGCGTCAGTGAGGAGCATGGCATCGATTTTGAAGGCGAGATCGCCGTCATCACCGATGATGTGCCGATGCACGTCAGTCCGGAGCAGGCCGAGAACCACATCCGCCTGTTGATGCTGGTCAATGACGTCAGTCTGCGTGGGTTGATCCCCGGCGAGCTGGCCAAGGGCTTCGGCTTCTTCCAGGCCAAGCCGTCGTCAAGCTTCTCGCCCATCGCCGTGACGCCGGATGAGCTGGGGGATGCCTGGCAGCAGGGGCGCGTGCATCTGCCGCTGAGCGTGCATCTCAATGGTGAGAAGTTCGGTGAGCCCGAGTCCGGGCCAGACATGATCTTCAGTTTCCCGCAGCTGGTGGCGCATGCCGCGAAGACTCGTCCGCTGGGCGCCGGTGCGATCATCGGCTCCGGCACCGTGTCCAATCCCGGCAAGGATGGCGGCCCTGGCAAGCCGATCAGCGAAGGGGGCGTGGGCTACAGCTGTCTGGCCGAAGTCCGCATGGTCGAGAAGATCCTGTTCGATGAGGTTCGCACGCCCTTCATGCGTTTCGGTGATCGCATCCGCATTGAGATGTTCGATCGCGATGGCCAGAGCATCTTCGGCGCCATTGATCAGCAAGTGACGCCGTTGGACGCCTGA
- the hmgA gene encoding homogentisate 1,2-dioxygenase: MRERNAECHYHAGFRNHVSSEALPGALPQGQNSPQRCPYGLYAEQLSGSAFTAPRSHNLRSWLYRIRPSVVQGAYQPMEMPQVATAPLAERMPDPNPMRWDPIAFSTGDFLDGLITLAVNGDAQAQQGCATHLYAFSRGMQQRFFYNADGELLIVPQQGAIEVCSELGLLEVASGEIVVIPRGIKFQLNPLAGHAQGCRGYVAENYGAPLELPSLGPIGSNGLANPRDFLAPSARFEDETGDFTLVAKFGGRFWCASLDHSPLDVVAWHGNYAPYKYDLATFNTINTVSFDHPDPSIFTVLTSPSDTVGVANLDFVIFPPRWMVAENTFRPPYFHRNLMSELMGLIHGEYDAKREGFRPGGASLHNAMTPHGPDAATFEAASQAELAPRYQGNTLAFMFESRYLFQPTPQAMSSSARQRDYGSVWQGLASHFAPHFTPHFTPHQR, translated from the coding sequence GCAGGGCCAGAACTCTCCCCAGCGTTGCCCCTATGGCCTGTACGCGGAGCAGTTGAGCGGCTCGGCCTTCACCGCGCCGCGTAGCCACAATCTGCGCAGCTGGCTTTACCGCATTCGGCCCTCTGTGGTGCAGGGCGCCTACCAGCCCATGGAGATGCCGCAGGTCGCCACTGCACCGTTGGCCGAGAGAATGCCGGATCCCAACCCGATGCGCTGGGACCCCATTGCATTCTCGACAGGGGACTTTCTGGACGGCCTGATCACGCTGGCGGTCAATGGAGATGCCCAGGCGCAGCAGGGCTGTGCCACGCACCTCTATGCCTTCTCTCGCGGCATGCAGCAGCGCTTTTTCTACAATGCCGACGGCGAATTGCTGATCGTGCCGCAACAGGGTGCCATTGAGGTGTGCAGCGAGCTGGGCCTGCTGGAAGTCGCCAGCGGTGAGATCGTAGTGATCCCGCGCGGTATCAAGTTCCAGCTCAATCCGCTGGCGGGCCACGCTCAGGGCTGTCGAGGCTATGTGGCCGAGAACTATGGCGCGCCTCTCGAGTTGCCCTCTCTGGGGCCTATCGGCAGCAATGGGCTGGCCAATCCGCGTGATTTCCTCGCGCCATCGGCGCGTTTCGAGGACGAAACCGGTGACTTCACGCTGGTGGCCAAGTTCGGCGGGCGTTTCTGGTGCGCGAGTCTGGATCACTCACCACTGGATGTCGTGGCCTGGCATGGCAACTACGCGCCCTACAAATATGATCTGGCGACCTTCAATACCATCAACACGGTCAGCTTCGATCATCCGGACCCCTCGATCTTCACCGTACTGACATCACCCTCGGACACCGTCGGGGTCGCCAATCTCGACTTCGTGATCTTCCCGCCGCGCTGGATGGTCGCCGAGAACACCTTCCGCCCCCCGTATTTCCATCGCAATCTGATGAGCGAGCTGATGGGGCTGATCCATGGTGAATACGATGCCAAGCGCGAAGGCTTCCGTCCGGGAGGCGCGAGCCTGCACAACGCCATGACCCCGCATGGCCCTGACGCTGCCACCTTCGAGGCCGCCAGTCAGGCGGAACTCGCCCCCCGCTATCAGGGCAATACGCTCGCCTTCATGTTCGAGAGTCGCTATCTGTTCCAGCCCACCCCACAGGCGATGTCGTCGAGTGCTCGTCAGCGCGACTACGGGTCGGTCTGGCAGGGGTTGGCGTCTCACTTCGCTCCTCATTTCACTCCTCACTTCACCCCGCATCAGCGTTGA